From Kineosporia succinea, the proteins below share one genomic window:
- a CDS encoding amidohydrolase family protein → MRMVDAHHHLWDPSEREYPWMAGEQAQAWRRPFTTSDLREVTDEAGVSHTVLVQTVSSVTETQDFLATAAASDGLIAAVVGWVDLTAPDVTDVIGLLRAGPGGDLLAGVRHQVEDEPDPDWLRRDDVRAGARAVAEAGLTHDLLVRFDQLPAAAALTAELPDASFVLDHAAKPPLGDQKAFAAWAANVARLAASPNVLCKLSGLFTLGGSDDQLRRALDHLLAVFTPERLVFGTDWPVSVIASTYAETVSRTVDLVGGFSETERAGFLSGNAERAYRMSVLSDQQH, encoded by the coding sequence ATGAGAATGGTGGACGCGCACCACCACCTCTGGGACCCGAGCGAGCGGGAGTACCCGTGGATGGCGGGGGAGCAGGCGCAGGCCTGGCGCCGCCCGTTCACCACGTCCGACCTCCGGGAGGTGACCGACGAGGCCGGGGTGTCGCACACCGTTCTGGTGCAGACCGTCTCGTCGGTGACCGAGACCCAGGACTTCCTGGCCACCGCCGCCGCCTCGGACGGCCTGATCGCCGCCGTGGTCGGCTGGGTCGACCTGACCGCGCCGGACGTCACCGACGTGATCGGCCTGCTCCGCGCGGGCCCGGGCGGAGACCTCCTGGCCGGCGTCCGGCACCAGGTGGAGGACGAGCCCGACCCGGATTGGCTGCGGCGCGACGACGTCCGGGCCGGGGCGCGAGCCGTGGCGGAGGCCGGGCTCACGCACGACCTGCTCGTCCGCTTCGACCAGCTGCCCGCCGCGGCGGCCCTGACCGCCGAACTGCCCGACGCGTCCTTCGTTCTCGACCACGCCGCCAAACCCCCGCTCGGAGACCAGAAGGCGTTCGCCGCCTGGGCCGCCAACGTGGCGCGGCTGGCGGCCTCCCCGAACGTGCTCTGCAAGCTGTCGGGCCTGTTCACCCTGGGCGGCAGCGACGACCAGCTCCGCCGGGCGCTCGATCACCTGCTGGCCGTGTTCACCCCGGAGCGGCTGGTCTTCGGCACCGACTGGCCGGTGAGCGTCATCGCCTCCACCTACGCCGAGACCGTTTCCCGCACGGTCGATCTCGTCGGTGGGTTCTCCGAGACCGAGCGGGCCGGCTTCCTGTCCGGGAACGCCGAGCGCGCCTACCGCATGTCCGTCCTTTCCGACCAGCAGCACTGA
- a CDS encoding aldo/keto reductase has protein sequence MGRSGLSVSSLGYGAAPLGNLYSAVSDDQSRAAVDAAWKAGVRYFDTAPHYGLGLSERRTGEALRDRPRSEFVLQTKVGRLLAPSDRGAERDLDFGFDVPKNHERVWDFSASGVRRSIEESLQRLGLDRIDVALVHDPDDHEHEARSGALPELLKLRDEGVVRAVGAGMNASAMLARFVDEFDLDVVLLAGCYNLIEQDSLDDLMPAALRRGTSIVLGGVYGSGLLATDEPSPDATYRYEPVTAPVLARAQRLAAIAREHGVSLPALAVQFALAHPAVASAVLGMRHADEVRANAALMDAVIPGEVWDTLRAEGLVREDAPLPGVVTS, from the coding sequence GTGGGACGTTCGGGACTGTCGGTCTCGTCCCTCGGCTACGGGGCTGCTCCCCTGGGGAACCTGTACTCCGCGGTGTCGGACGACCAGTCGCGGGCCGCGGTGGACGCGGCCTGGAAAGCGGGAGTCCGTTACTTCGACACCGCACCGCACTACGGCCTGGGGCTCTCGGAACGGCGCACGGGAGAGGCACTTCGCGACCGGCCTCGCTCGGAGTTCGTGCTGCAGACCAAGGTCGGGCGGTTGCTGGCCCCCAGCGACCGGGGCGCCGAGCGAGACCTGGACTTCGGGTTCGACGTGCCGAAGAACCACGAACGGGTCTGGGACTTCTCGGCCTCCGGGGTGCGCCGCTCGATCGAGGAGAGCCTGCAACGCCTCGGCCTCGACCGGATCGACGTGGCCCTGGTGCACGACCCGGACGACCACGAGCACGAGGCCCGCTCCGGCGCGCTGCCGGAACTGCTGAAACTGCGTGACGAGGGTGTGGTCCGGGCGGTCGGGGCGGGCATGAACGCCTCGGCCATGCTGGCTCGGTTCGTCGACGAGTTCGACCTCGACGTGGTGCTGCTGGCTGGCTGCTACAACCTGATCGAGCAGGACTCGCTCGACGACCTGATGCCCGCCGCGCTGCGCCGGGGGACCTCGATCGTGCTCGGCGGGGTCTACGGTTCCGGCCTGCTGGCCACCGACGAGCCCTCGCCGGATGCCACCTACCGCTACGAGCCGGTGACCGCCCCGGTGCTGGCCCGCGCGCAGCGGCTGGCGGCGATCGCCCGGGAGCACGGCGTCTCGCTCCCGGCGCTGGCCGTCCAGTTCGCCCTGGCGCACCCGGCCGTCGCCTCGGCCGTGCTGGGCATGCGTCACGCCGACGAGGTGCGGGCCAACGCCGCGCTCATGGACGCCGTGATCCCGGGCGAGGTCTGGGACACCCTGCGGGCCGAAGGCCTGGTGCGCGAGGACGCGCCGCTCCCGGGGGTGGTCACCTCATGA
- a CDS encoding carbohydrate ABC transporter permease produces the protein MSELAPPSPAGRSRNTSAAKIRHGLSATLLWLVALLFLTPLIYTVATSLKPASDVFSVPPSLVGKEIRWQNYADALDYLPFQKFILNGLIVAVSGTLITLAAASMSAYAFARLKFRGRNVLFAAFLATLMIPQEVLVVPMFSLMQEFGWVDSYRALILPWAFTAFGVFLMRQFFLTIPQELADAAYIDGAGKFRTFFSIMLPLARPSLAVLAVFTFINYWNSFLWPLIITNSVEDKGTVPLGLSLFFSQQGSQWNLVMAASVISMIPTVLLLLLLRKHLVSGIATTGMGGR, from the coding sequence ATGTCTGAGCTCGCACCGCCGAGCCCCGCGGGCCGCTCACGCAACACCAGCGCCGCGAAGATCCGGCACGGCCTCTCCGCCACCCTGCTGTGGCTCGTGGCCCTGCTCTTCCTGACCCCGCTGATCTACACGGTCGCCACCTCGCTCAAGCCGGCCAGCGACGTGTTCAGCGTCCCGCCGAGCCTGGTGGGCAAGGAGATCCGCTGGCAGAACTACGCCGACGCCCTCGACTACCTGCCGTTCCAGAAGTTCATCCTGAACGGCCTGATCGTCGCGGTCTCGGGCACGCTCATCACGCTCGCGGCGGCCAGCATGTCGGCCTACGCCTTCGCCCGGCTCAAGTTCCGCGGCCGCAACGTGCTCTTCGCGGCCTTCCTGGCGACGCTGATGATCCCGCAGGAAGTTCTGGTCGTGCCGATGTTCTCGCTGATGCAGGAGTTCGGCTGGGTCGACAGCTACCGCGCCCTGATCCTGCCCTGGGCGTTCACCGCCTTCGGCGTCTTCCTGATGCGGCAGTTCTTCCTGACCATCCCGCAGGAGCTGGCCGACGCGGCCTACATCGACGGCGCCGGCAAGTTCCGCACCTTCTTCTCGATCATGCTCCCGCTGGCCCGCCCGTCGCTCGCGGTGCTGGCGGTGTTCACCTTCATCAACTACTGGAACAGCTTCCTCTGGCCGCTGATCATCACGAACAGCGTGGAGGACAAGGGCACCGTGCCGCTGGGCCTGAGCCTCTTCTTCAGCCAGCAGGGTTCGCAGTGGAACCTGGTGATGGCCGCGTCGGTGATCTCGATGATCCCCACCGTGCTGTTGCTCCTGCTGCTGCGCAAGCACCTGGTCAGCGGTATCGCCACCACGGGCATGGGCGGTCGGTGA
- a CDS encoding carbohydrate ABC transporter permease produces MTMESTISPAPERPVPSGPPRSKKSWRDSDTAAATVFAAPSTIGLTVFTVIPIVMSLVMSFYNWPAFGDKSVAGTANFSDLLSSPEFRRVVLNTVVFTVLYLPLNLLVSLGLSLWISTMRRGRQTLRVLFFVPVVTPIVANVLVWKMIYQPNGLIDGIGQQFGVDMPNFLGDPNWAMLALVLMSVWQGFGYNLLVFSAAIDSIPQSLNEAASLDGVGPWQRFRHITLPMISPSMFFATTMTLITTFQVFAQPYLLTGGGPGATTETLVLFIYREGFSNFALGTAAAGAWVLFAIILVITALQFLFQKKWVTYDV; encoded by the coding sequence ATGACCATGGAGAGCACGATCTCGCCGGCCCCGGAACGGCCGGTGCCGAGCGGGCCACCCAGGAGCAAGAAGTCGTGGCGGGACTCCGACACGGCCGCGGCGACGGTGTTCGCCGCACCCAGCACCATCGGCCTGACCGTCTTCACGGTCATCCCGATCGTGATGTCGCTGGTGATGAGCTTCTACAACTGGCCGGCGTTCGGTGACAAGTCGGTCGCGGGCACCGCGAACTTCTCGGATCTGCTGAGCAGCCCGGAATTTCGGCGGGTCGTGCTCAACACGGTCGTCTTCACGGTGCTCTACCTGCCGCTGAACCTGCTCGTCTCGCTCGGCCTGTCCCTGTGGATCTCCACGATGCGCAGGGGCAGGCAGACCCTCCGGGTGCTGTTCTTCGTTCCGGTGGTCACCCCGATCGTGGCCAACGTGCTGGTCTGGAAGATGATCTACCAGCCCAACGGCCTGATCGACGGGATCGGCCAGCAGTTCGGCGTGGACATGCCGAACTTCCTGGGCGACCCCAACTGGGCGATGCTCGCCCTGGTGCTGATGAGCGTCTGGCAGGGCTTCGGCTACAACCTGCTGGTCTTCTCGGCGGCCATCGACTCCATCCCGCAGTCGCTCAACGAGGCGGCCAGTCTCGACGGGGTCGGCCCCTGGCAGCGGTTCCGGCACATCACCCTGCCGATGATCTCGCCGTCGATGTTCTTCGCCACCACGATGACCCTGATCACCACGTTCCAGGTGTTCGCCCAGCCCTACCTCCTCACCGGGGGTGGGCCGGGCGCCACCACCGAGACCCTGGTCCTGTTCATCTACCGCGAGGGCTTCTCCAACTTCGCCCTCGGCACGGCCGCGGCCGGTGCCTGGGTGCTCTTCGCGATCATCCTGGTCATCACCGCGCTGCAGTTCCTCTTCCAGAAGAAGTGGGTGACCTACGATGTCTGA
- a CDS encoding ABC transporter substrate-binding protein, which yields MKHSIPRSLAVLAAAGLSISALAACGSNDGSGNAGGSTDADGNVTVDWSMWSGGTAEKDAWQAAADAVHTANPKITVKLETTSFDDYFTKMGTRIASGSAPCIVSVQSLRLGALKDGMLPLDDLIKSKSLDTDDFVPASLEGLASDGTQYGIPYDNGPMLMLYNVDRFKEVGVDAPKSGWTWNDFSAATKKLTTGGKYGFAAYPADLQMFPMLLSLSGQQPVSEDGKLALDNADLQAAGQQYADLVGKDKVSPELSGNDSTYAYNQFIAGNAAMVVDGPWDLLSIQSQSDFQLGAVEIPAGPSGSKTLSAGSGFGISKSCKNPEAAFEAIQTITSTEQLSKLASDGRAFPSRVSAQAPWYDNAFDGAKEALEAAGATAEPMRTTSNWTKVGSDLIQYGVPAMNGTSTVKDTFSQIQSQDAN from the coding sequence ATGAAGCACTCCATCCCCCGGTCCCTGGCGGTCCTCGCCGCCGCCGGCCTGAGCATCTCCGCCCTGGCGGCCTGCGGTAGTAACGACGGCAGCGGCAACGCCGGCGGCAGCACCGACGCCGACGGCAACGTCACCGTCGACTGGTCGATGTGGTCGGGCGGCACGGCCGAGAAGGACGCCTGGCAGGCGGCCGCCGACGCGGTGCACACGGCCAACCCCAAGATCACCGTCAAGCTCGAGACCACCTCGTTCGACGACTACTTCACCAAGATGGGCACCCGCATCGCCAGCGGCTCGGCCCCCTGCATCGTCAGCGTGCAGAGCCTGCGCCTGGGCGCGCTGAAGGACGGCATGCTGCCGCTCGACGACCTGATCAAGAGCAAGAGCCTCGACACCGACGACTTCGTGCCGGCCTCGCTCGAGGGCCTGGCGTCCGACGGCACGCAGTACGGCATCCCCTACGACAACGGCCCCATGCTCATGCTCTACAACGTCGACCGTTTCAAGGAGGTCGGCGTCGACGCCCCGAAGAGCGGCTGGACCTGGAACGACTTCTCCGCGGCCACGAAGAAGCTCACCACCGGGGGCAAGTACGGCTTCGCCGCCTACCCGGCCGACCTGCAGATGTTCCCGATGCTGCTCAGCCTGTCCGGCCAGCAGCCGGTGAGCGAGGACGGCAAGCTCGCCCTCGACAACGCCGACCTGCAGGCCGCCGGGCAGCAGTACGCCGACCTGGTGGGCAAGGACAAGGTCTCGCCCGAGCTCTCCGGCAACGACAGCACCTACGCCTACAACCAGTTCATCGCGGGCAACGCCGCGATGGTCGTCGACGGCCCCTGGGACCTGCTGAGCATCCAGTCGCAGAGCGACTTCCAGCTCGGCGCGGTCGAGATCCCGGCCGGCCCGAGCGGCAGCAAGACGCTGAGCGCGGGCTCCGGCTTCGGCATCTCGAAGAGCTGCAAGAACCCCGAGGCGGCGTTCGAGGCGATCCAGACGATCACCAGCACCGAGCAGCTGTCCAAGCTGGCCTCCGACGGCCGGGCCTTCCCGTCCCGGGTGAGCGCCCAGGCGCCCTGGTACGACAACGCGTTCGACGGGGCCAAGGAGGCCCTGGAGGCGGCCGGCGCGACCGCCGAGCCGATGCGCACCACCAGCAACTGGACCAAGGTCGGTTCGGACCTGATCCAGTACGGCGTGCCCGCCATGAACGGCACCAGCACCGTCAAGGACACGTTCAGCCAGATCCAGTCGCAGGATGCGAACTGA
- a CDS encoding SDR family NAD(P)-dependent oxidoreductase yields MKDLKVLVTGGASGIGAATARRFLEEGAQVAILDRDVTNAPENVRAFVADLSDDTTVQKAVSDAAQALGGLDVLVNNAGIGAQGTIETNDDAEWHRVLDINVLGIVRASRAALPHLRDSDQASIVNTCSIAAWTGLVNRAVYSASKGAVQALTLAMAADHLPEGIRVNCVNPGTADTPWVQRLLDSADDPADERARLTARQPTGRLVSADEVAHAIVHLADPRSGSTTGTVLAVDGGMHTLRRPPA; encoded by the coding sequence GTGAAGGATCTGAAGGTTCTCGTCACCGGTGGGGCGTCCGGAATCGGGGCCGCCACGGCGCGCCGTTTCCTCGAAGAGGGTGCCCAGGTGGCCATTCTCGACCGCGACGTCACGAACGCACCCGAAAACGTCAGGGCGTTCGTGGCCGACCTGTCCGACGACACCACCGTGCAGAAGGCCGTGAGTGACGCGGCGCAGGCCCTCGGCGGCCTCGACGTCCTGGTCAACAACGCCGGCATCGGCGCCCAGGGCACGATCGAGACCAACGACGACGCCGAGTGGCACCGCGTGCTCGACATCAACGTGCTCGGCATCGTCCGCGCCTCCCGCGCCGCGCTGCCCCACCTGCGCGACAGCGACCAGGCGTCCATCGTCAACACCTGCTCCATCGCCGCCTGGACCGGCCTGGTCAACCGCGCGGTCTACAGCGCCAGCAAGGGCGCCGTGCAGGCGCTCACCCTGGCCATGGCCGCCGACCACCTGCCCGAGGGGATCCGCGTCAACTGCGTGAACCCGGGCACCGCCGACACCCCCTGGGTGCAGCGACTTCTCGACTCGGCCGACGACCCGGCCGACGAGCGGGCGAGACTGACGGCCCGGCAGCCCACCGGCCGCCTGGTCAGCGCGGACGAGGTGGCCCACGCCATCGTCCACCTCGCCGACCCGCGCTCCGGCTCGACCACCGGCACCGTGCTCGCCGTCGACGGCGGCATGCACACCCTCCGACGTCCCCCGGCCTGA
- a CDS encoding L-fuconate dehydratase, whose product MPSFTRFETHDVRFPTSRDLDGSDAMNPDPDYSAAYLIIGTDAADGLEGHGFAFTIGRGNDVQVAAIQALAEHVLGLDVDTVLADMGATWRLFVDDSQLRWLGPEKGVMNMAISAVVNALWDLKAKRAGLPLWDLLAGMSPEELVALVDFRYLTDALTREEALAILRQAEPGRAARREELLQKGFPAYTTTPGWLGYSDEKLVRLAREAVEQGYTQIKLKVGGNVDDDVRRMRLARETVGPDIRIATDANQRWDVSDAIAWVKALTPFDPWWIEEPTSPDDVLGHAAIRKAVAPVKVATGEHVQNRIVFKQLLQAGALDVLQIDAARVAGVNENIAILLLAAKFGVPVCPHAGGVGLCELVQHLSMFDFVAVSGTTQDRVIEWVEHLHEHFLAPARVESGAYVTPTQPGFSAQMVPATLTHFAFPNGAEWAPAQLEVSA is encoded by the coding sequence ATGCCGAGCTTCACCCGGTTCGAGACCCACGACGTGCGGTTCCCGACCTCGCGTGACCTGGACGGCTCGGACGCGATGAATCCCGACCCGGACTACTCGGCCGCCTACCTCATCATCGGCACGGACGCCGCCGACGGCCTGGAGGGTCACGGCTTCGCGTTCACCATCGGCCGCGGCAACGACGTGCAGGTGGCCGCCATCCAGGCGCTGGCCGAGCACGTGCTCGGTCTCGACGTCGACACGGTGCTGGCCGACATGGGCGCCACCTGGAGGCTGTTCGTCGACGACTCGCAGCTGCGCTGGCTGGGCCCGGAGAAGGGCGTCATGAACATGGCCATCTCGGCCGTGGTCAACGCCCTCTGGGACCTCAAGGCCAAGCGGGCCGGCCTGCCGCTGTGGGACCTGCTCGCCGGGATGAGTCCCGAGGAACTGGTCGCACTGGTCGACTTCCGCTACCTCACCGATGCGCTGACCCGCGAAGAGGCCCTGGCGATCCTGCGCCAGGCCGAGCCGGGCCGCGCGGCCCGCCGCGAGGAGCTGCTGCAGAAGGGGTTCCCGGCCTACACCACCACCCCCGGCTGGCTCGGCTACTCCGACGAGAAGCTGGTGCGTCTGGCCCGGGAGGCCGTGGAGCAGGGCTACACCCAGATCAAGCTCAAGGTCGGCGGCAACGTCGACGACGACGTGCGCCGCATGCGTCTGGCCCGCGAGACGGTGGGCCCGGACATCCGCATCGCCACCGACGCGAACCAGCGCTGGGACGTCTCCGACGCGATCGCCTGGGTCAAGGCCCTCACCCCGTTCGACCCGTGGTGGATCGAGGAGCCGACCAGCCCGGACGACGTGCTCGGGCACGCCGCGATCCGCAAGGCCGTGGCCCCGGTCAAGGTGGCCACCGGTGAGCACGTGCAGAACCGCATCGTGTTCAAGCAGCTGCTGCAGGCCGGTGCGCTCGACGTGCTGCAGATCGACGCGGCCCGGGTGGCGGGTGTCAACGAGAACATCGCGATCCTGTTGCTGGCGGCCAAGTTCGGCGTCCCGGTGTGCCCGCACGCGGGCGGGGTCGGGCTCTGCGAGCTGGTGCAGCACCTGAGCATGTTCGACTTCGTCGCGGTCTCCGGCACCACGCAGGACCGGGTGATCGAGTGGGTCGAGCACCTGCACGAGCACTTCCTGGCCCCGGCCCGGGTGGAGAGCGGCGCCTACGTCACCCCGACGCAGCCCGGCTTCTCGGCGCAGATGGTGCCGGCCACCCTGACCCACTTCGCTTTCCCGAACGGCGCCGAGTGGGCGCCCGCCCAGCTGGAGGTGTCGGCGTGA
- a CDS encoding fumarylacetoacetate hydrolase family protein, which translates to MKLLRVGDPGAERVGALQDDGRVLDLTGVLEADRAWSFADLDRARAAVATGDLPELETRDERTGSPVPRPAAVICIGLNYRDHAEETGAAIPAEPIIFMKMPSTVVGPNDTVLVPRNSQKTDYEVELGVVLGRQVRYLDSAEEGLAAVAGYVVSHDVSEREFQIERGGTWDKGKNCETFNPLGPWFVTADEVGDPGSLGLRLWVNGELRQNGSTSNLIFGIGEVVRYLSQFLVLEAGDVINTGTPAGVALGMPDPKPYLRPGDVVEVEIDGLGRMRHEMGAA; encoded by the coding sequence ATGAAGCTGCTGCGTGTAGGAGATCCCGGCGCGGAACGCGTCGGTGCCCTGCAGGACGACGGGCGTGTGCTCGACCTGACGGGTGTTCTGGAGGCCGACCGGGCCTGGAGCTTCGCGGATCTCGACCGGGCGCGCGCCGCCGTCGCCACCGGCGACCTCCCCGAGCTCGAGACCCGTGACGAGCGCACCGGCTCGCCGGTGCCGCGTCCGGCCGCCGTGATCTGTATCGGCCTGAACTACCGCGACCACGCGGAGGAGACCGGCGCCGCTATCCCGGCCGAGCCCATCATCTTCATGAAGATGCCCTCCACCGTGGTCGGCCCGAACGACACCGTGCTGGTTCCCCGGAACAGCCAGAAGACCGACTACGAGGTCGAACTGGGTGTCGTGCTGGGCCGCCAGGTGCGCTACCTGGACAGTGCGGAGGAGGGCCTGGCCGCGGTCGCCGGTTACGTCGTCTCGCACGACGTCTCCGAGCGCGAGTTCCAGATCGAGCGCGGAGGGACCTGGGACAAGGGCAAGAACTGCGAGACCTTCAACCCGCTCGGCCCCTGGTTCGTCACGGCCGACGAGGTCGGTGACCCGGGTTCGCTGGGGCTGCGCCTGTGGGTGAACGGGGAGCTGCGGCAGAACGGCAGCACCAGCAACCTGATCTTCGGCATCGGCGAGGTCGTGCGGTACCTCAGCCAGTTCCTGGTGCTCGAGGCCGGCGACGTGATCAACACCGGCACTCCCGCGGGTGTCGCGCTCGGCATGCCCGACCCGAAGCCGTACCTGCGGCCCGGTGACGTCGTGGAGGTCGAGATCGACGGCCTCGGACGGATGCGCCACGAGATGGGAGCGGCCTGA
- a CDS encoding GAF and ANTAR domain-containing protein, whose translation MPEDSDRDLRASLSDLSEALTGRQPLSVTLVRVASLAVAAVPGADGAGLTLIEAYGPDTLVSSAPFVDEVDAVQYGIGEGPCLLAVATRITQRSGSLGAETRWPRFGPQAGQMGVHSALSVPMLLSGRVVGALNIYAHDREAFDERSARAGEEFSRSAAVTSAHALLLEESRRETAHLERALTTRATIDQAIGIIVSRTGKPPEEAFEVLRRQSQREHVKLNEVAALVVAQARARARARLRIPGPAERGD comes from the coding sequence ATGCCGGAAGATTCCGATCGTGATCTCCGCGCAAGCCTTTCCGACCTGTCCGAGGCCCTGACCGGACGTCAGCCCCTGTCCGTGACCCTGGTGCGGGTGGCCAGCCTCGCGGTCGCGGCCGTGCCCGGGGCCGACGGCGCCGGGCTCACCCTGATCGAGGCGTACGGCCCCGACACCCTGGTCTCCAGTGCCCCGTTCGTCGACGAGGTCGACGCCGTGCAGTACGGCATCGGCGAGGGCCCGTGTCTTCTCGCCGTCGCGACGCGCATCACCCAGCGGTCGGGGTCTCTCGGCGCCGAGACCCGCTGGCCCCGCTTCGGGCCGCAGGCCGGGCAGATGGGCGTGCACAGCGCCCTGTCGGTGCCCATGCTGCTGTCCGGGCGGGTCGTGGGCGCCCTCAACATCTATGCCCACGACCGTGAAGCGTTCGACGAGCGCTCGGCCCGGGCCGGCGAGGAGTTCTCCCGGTCGGCCGCCGTCACCTCGGCGCACGCCCTCCTGCTGGAGGAGAGCCGACGGGAGACCGCTCACCTCGAGCGGGCGCTCACCACCCGGGCCACCATCGACCAGGCCATCGGCATCATCGTCAGCCGCACCGGCAAGCCGCCCGAGGAGGCCTTCGAGGTTCTTCGCCGTCAGAGTCAGCGGGAGCACGTTAAGCTGAACGAGGTCGCCGCCCTGGTGGTCGCGCAGGCCCGGGCCCGAGCCCGGGCCCGGCTGAGAATCCCGGGTCCGGCCGAGCGGGGCGACTGA
- a CDS encoding GAF and ANTAR domain-containing protein, which translates to MTADPERDLRDSLTGLAEILTATQPLTETLLQVAAFAVSAIPGADGAGVTVLERQGPDTMVASDDLVRAVDAEQYGIGEGPCLLAVETRATQRSGSLARESRWPRFGPRAGGLGVHSALSLPLLVAGQPVGALNVYGRAHDAFDEQSAFIGEEFAKPAAVTASQALLLEESRRLAVQLEQALAGRATLDQAIGIIMSRTGKTAEEALATLREGSERDHVDIGEAATQIVLQALARARARREATE; encoded by the coding sequence ATGACAGCGGATCCCGAACGGGACCTGCGGGACAGCCTGACCGGCCTGGCCGAGATCCTGACCGCCACCCAGCCCCTGACCGAAACCCTGCTCCAGGTGGCCGCGTTCGCGGTCTCGGCGATCCCGGGCGCCGACGGCGCCGGCGTCACGGTGCTGGAGCGGCAGGGGCCCGACACGATGGTGGCCAGCGACGACCTGGTGCGGGCGGTCGACGCCGAGCAGTACGGCATCGGTGAGGGGCCGTGCCTGCTGGCCGTGGAGACCCGAGCGACCCAGCGGTCCGGCTCCCTGGCCCGCGAGTCCCGCTGGCCGCGGTTCGGGCCCCGCGCGGGCGGGCTGGGCGTTCATAGCGCCCTCTCCCTGCCGCTGCTCGTGGCCGGCCAGCCGGTCGGGGCCCTGAACGTCTACGGGCGGGCGCACGACGCCTTCGACGAGCAGTCCGCCTTCATCGGTGAGGAGTTCGCCAAGCCCGCCGCCGTCACCGCCTCCCAGGCCCTCCTGCTCGAGGAGAGCCGCCGGCTGGCGGTCCAGCTCGAGCAGGCCCTGGCCGGCCGGGCCACCCTCGACCAGGCCATCGGCATCATCATGAGCCGCACCGGCAAGACCGCCGAAGAGGCGCTGGCCACGCTTCGTGAGGGCAGTGAGCGCGACCACGTCGACATCGGTGAAGCAGCCACCCAGATCGTGCTTCAGGCCCTCGCCCGAGCGCGGGCCCGGCGCGAGGCCACGGAATAG